The following DNA comes from Mucilaginibacter jinjuensis.
TTTACGTACAAAACGTAGATAACCTAAAAGCTTTCTACACCAATACCTTCAATCTTAAAATTGTTGAGGAATACCAATCAACCTGGACGTTGTTAGATGCAGGCAATTCTAAAATCGGCCTGCACAAAATTGGTGAGCAATATTGGGACGAAAGCAAAGGATCATTCAAATTCAATAACAACACCAAAATTGTTTTTGAGATAGATAAAGATCTTAATCAGGTTCGGGAATATTTAGTTAATCAGAACGTATCTATGCGGGATATTAAAACTTTCGATAACTACGATTATTGGCTTTGCGATGGCGAGGATCCGGAAGGAAATGTATTTCAGTTGAAGCAGCGGAAGTAACGATCCGATCTGTATGTTTCAGGCCTACGCTTTATGCTTCGAGTGCCTCAGCATGACAACGCTCCTATTTATTTCTCAAACCAGCCAAACGGGTGTCATACTGAGGCACTTGAAGTATGGTGGGTAGGCCTTCTGCGCCGTTGTTGGTGTTGTCACCAACAACTCCTTACAATTTAAATAGCATATAATTGTTGGTGATAACACCAACAATGGCGGAGCGGAAATAGTATTCGTCTCTGTATACTTTATAGGCCTACGCTTATCCTTCGACGACGCTCAGGATGACAACGCTCTCATTAATTTCTCAAACAAACCAACGGGTGTCATACTGAGGCACTCGAAGTATGGTGGGTAGGCCTCTACTCCTAACTTTCGCAACCTAATCCAACCCCTTTCCATCAACTTTTTTCACCCTTCCGTCAGTTTTACGCCGAAAACTGCACCTCATGCTATGCATGCATAACGAACATACCGAATACCAATTTCAACTTTGGTATAGTAGCATAAATATTTAATTTCGTTAAATTTCAATTTTGCAGAATTAAAAGTTTTAATTTTTAATTCTGCAAAATTATATTCTTATTTTATTTTTTTTGATTGGCTATTGCTTATTAATTTGCATCTCTCTACTTTACAAATAACAAATTTACAAGCAGCTGAGATAAACCTAAGCGTACACCAAATATACCAGTTGCCGTAAACCCACAAACAAAATATAATATAAAATGAGTACTACTACTGATACCGAACAAAGCGTAGAATTAAACCGCTACAGTAAAACCTTAACCGCCGACCCTACCCAACCGGCTGCACAGGCCATGCTTTATGGTATTGGTTTAACTGATGATGATTTGAAAAAACCCCAGGTTGGCATTGCCAGCATGGGTTACGATGGCAATACCTGTAACATGCACTTAAACGACTTAGCCAAAGTGATTAAGACAAGTACATGGGATGAAAACATGGTAGGCCTTATATTTAATACCATTGGCGTAAGCGATGGTATGAGCAACGGTACCGAAGGTATGCGTTACTCCTTAGTAAGCCGTGACATTATTGCCGACTCTATCGAAGCTGTTTGCGGCGCGCAATATTATGATGGTTTAATTACCATCCCGGGTTGTGATAAAAACATGCCGGGTTCATTAATAGCTATGGGCCGTTTAAATCGTCCTTCTATCATGGTATATGGTGGTACTATTAAACCAGGCCACTGGAAAGGTGAAGATTTAAACATCGTATCAGCATTCGAAGCTCTGGGTAAAAAAATTGCCGGACAGATAGATGATGTTGATTTTATGGGCATCGTTAAAAATGCTTGTCCAAGTGCAGGTGCTTGTGGTGGTATTTATACTGCAAACACCATGGCTGCAGCTATCGAAGCTTTGGGTATGAGCTTGCCATATTCATCATCAAACCCTGCTTTGAGCGAAGAAAAACAAGCAGAATGCCGCGCAGCAGGAAAATACATTTATAAACTGCTGGAAAAAGATATTAAGCCTTCGGACATCATGACCCGCAAGGCATTTGAGAACGCCATTATCACCATTATGGTAATGGGTGGTTCTACCAACGCGGTGCTTCACTTAATTGCGATGGCAAAAAGTGTAGATGTGCCATTAACACAAGATGATTTTCAGGAATTAACAAACCGCACCCCGTTATTGGCCGATATGAAGCCAAGCGGTAAATACATGATGGAAGACCTGCACAATGTAGGCGGTGTTCCGGCGGTAATGAAATATTTATTGAAACTGGGTTGGTTACATGGCGATTGCCTTACCGTAACCGGCCAAACACTGGCAGAAAACTTAGCCGAAGTTCCTGAACTGGATTTCGATACTCAAAAAGTAATTCTTCCGGTTGAAAAAGCCATTAAAGCTACAGGTCACTTACAGATCCTTTACGGAAACCTGGCTACCGGTGGTAGTGTTGCCAAAATTACAGGTAAAGAAGGCGAGCGTTTTGAAGGCCCTGCCCGCGTATTTGATGGCGAGTTCGAACTGATCCACGGGATCCAAAGCGGACGCGTTAAGGCTGGCGATGTTGTGGTTATCCGCAATGTTGGCCCTAAAGGTGCGCCTGGTATGCCAGAGATGCTGAAACCAACCTCTGCTATTTTCGGTGCAGGTTTGGGCAGTTCAGTAGCGCTGATTACTGATGGCCGTTTCTCTGGTGGTACACACGGTTTCGTAGTAGGCCACATTACACCGGAGGCTTATGATGGTGGTGGTATTGCTTTTGTAAAAGATGAAGATAAGATCATCATCGATGCAACAACAAACCAGATCAACCTCATCATCAGTGATGAAGAAATGGCGGCCCGCAAAGCAGCATGGGTTCAGCCTAAATTAAAAGTTACTAAAGGAGTTTTATACAAATATGCCAAAAGCGTTACCACAGCTGCAGAAGGTTGTGTAACGGATGGAGAATAATTAGTCAGAAAGTCCGGGAGTCAGGAAGTCCGAAAGATAAAAAGACGAATGACAAAAGACCAATGAACGAGTAAACTAATGAACATTTGAACAAAGTAATATGAACGAGACAGCAATTGCACAGCAGGAATTAGTAACTGCACCCGAAAACGAGGTAGCAGTGGAGCTTACAGGATCAGCCGCTTTATTAGAGGCGCTACTGGTAGAAGGCGTCGATACTATTTTTGGATATCCCGGTGGCGCAATTATGCCCGTCTACGATGCTTTGTATGATTATAAAGAAAAACTGAACCACATCTTGGTTCGTCACGAGCAAGGTGGTATCCACGCCGGTCAGGGTTATGCACGTACCTCTGGTAAAGTGGGTGTTGTGTTTGCAACCAGCGGCCCCGGCGCAACCAACCTAATCACCGGCTTGGCCGATGCACAGATTGATAGCACACCATTGGTTTGTATCACCGGTCAGGTTTTTGCACACCTGTTAGGTACAGATGCTTTCCAGGAAACTGATGTGATCAACATATCAACCCCGGTTACCAAATGGAACTACCAGGTTACCGATGCTACCGAAATTCCCGAAGTATTGGCTAAGGCATTTTACATTGCCCGTAGTGGTCGCCCCGGTCCGGTATTGATAGATATTACCAAAAACGCACAGATCCAGAAATTTCAGTTCAAAGGCTACACCCCTTGCAACCATATCCGTAGCTACAGGCCAAAACCAATTGTTCGCAACGAATATATTGAGCAGGCAGCAGCGTTGATCAATCAGGCTAAAAAACCATTTATCTTATTTGGTCAGGGTGTTATTTTGGGCGAAGCAGAGCAAGAGTTCAAAGCTTTCGTTGAAAAATCTGGCATCCCTGCTGCATGGACTATCCTGGGTGCAGGTGCTATCCCTACAGATCATCCGCAAAACGTAGGTATGCTGGGTATGCACGGTAACTATGG
Coding sequences within:
- a CDS encoding VOC family protein, with product MQFKVNLDTIILYVQNVDNLKAFYTNTFNLKIVEEYQSTWTLLDAGNSKIGLHKIGEQYWDESKGSFKFNNNTKIVFEIDKDLNQVREYLVNQNVSMRDIKTFDNYDYWLCDGEDPEGNVFQLKQRK
- the ilvD gene encoding dihydroxy-acid dehydratase, producing MSTTTDTEQSVELNRYSKTLTADPTQPAAQAMLYGIGLTDDDLKKPQVGIASMGYDGNTCNMHLNDLAKVIKTSTWDENMVGLIFNTIGVSDGMSNGTEGMRYSLVSRDIIADSIEAVCGAQYYDGLITIPGCDKNMPGSLIAMGRLNRPSIMVYGGTIKPGHWKGEDLNIVSAFEALGKKIAGQIDDVDFMGIVKNACPSAGACGGIYTANTMAAAIEALGMSLPYSSSNPALSEEKQAECRAAGKYIYKLLEKDIKPSDIMTRKAFENAIITIMVMGGSTNAVLHLIAMAKSVDVPLTQDDFQELTNRTPLLADMKPSGKYMMEDLHNVGGVPAVMKYLLKLGWLHGDCLTVTGQTLAENLAEVPELDFDTQKVILPVEKAIKATGHLQILYGNLATGGSVAKITGKEGERFEGPARVFDGEFELIHGIQSGRVKAGDVVVIRNVGPKGAPGMPEMLKPTSAIFGAGLGSSVALITDGRFSGGTHGFVVGHITPEAYDGGGIAFVKDEDKIIIDATTNQINLIISDEEMAARKAAWVQPKLKVTKGVLYKYAKSVTTAAEGCVTDGE